The genomic DNA CGCTGACGCCGTCGCACATCGTCTTCAATGGCAAGGTCGGCGCGCTGACCGGCGCCAACGCGCTCACCGCCAAGGTCGGCGAGACCGTGCTGCTGATCCACTCGCAGGCCAATCGCGACACCCGCCCGCACCTGATCGGCGGCCATGGCGACTGGGTCTGGGAGACCGGCAAGTTCGCCAACCCGCCGCAGCGCGACCTGGAAACCTGGTTCATCCGCGGCGGGTCGGCCGGCGCCGCGCTCTACACCTTCAAGCAGCCTGGCGTGTATGCCTACCTGAACCACAACCTGATCGAGGCCTTCGAACTGGGCGCGGCCGGCCACATCAAGGTCGAGGGCAAGTGGAACGACGACCTGATGAAGCAGATCAAGGCGCCCGCGCCGATTCCGCGCTGACCAGGAGCCCGCCATGTCCCTCGCAATCAGATTGGCACTGGCGGCCGGCCTGGCCGTGGGCGGGCTCGCCCATGCCGCGGCCGACGCGCCGGCGCAGCTCGACCCGGCCGGTGAAAAGCTGTACCGCTCGGCCTGTGTGGTATGCCACGCCAGCGGCGTGGCCAACGCGCCCAAGCTGGGCGACAAGCAGGCCTGGGCGCCGTTCCTGGCGCAGGGCGCCGACGCGCTGCTGGCCACGGTGCTCAAGGGCAAGGGCGCCATGCCGCCGCGCGGCGGCACCGCCGCCGACGAGGCCACGCTGCGCGCCGCCGTGGCGTACATGATGGACGCCGCGCGCTAGGCGCGGACAGGAGCCCGGCCGCGATGGCCGGGCCGCTTCCTTCCTTCCTTCCTTCCCGCCTCGCCGTTGTCCCGCCCGCAGGTTGGCGCGGCCGCCTCCAAGGTTCCCGCCGTCGGGCCTGGTCCCGTGGGTGCCGTCCATGCGCTCAAATAGTTGCACTTGCAATTGTTCAAAAACCTCCATACGATTGCAATTGCACATTATGCAAATGCAATTCACGATGTGAAACGATGGCGCCGACCTTTCGTGTCCGGGCGCCGCTTGCGCACCACAAGGAGGATGCCCATGGAACCCGAGATCGACTGCGTCGACATCGACCCCGAAGAAACCAGCGAGTGGCTGGACGCGATGCAGGCTGTGCTGGCGCACGAAGGCCTGCCGCGCACGCATTACCTGCTGGACCGCCTGATCGACCAGGACCGCGCCCGCAGCGGCGGCTATGCCGCGGCCGGCGTCACGCCCTACGTCAACACGATCGGCCTGCCGGCCCAGGCGCCGTTCCCCGGCGACACCCGCATCGAGGCGCGGCTGGACGCCTATCTGCGCTGGAACGCCATGGCCATGGTGCTGCGCGCCGGCAAGCATTCCGGCGTGGGCGGGCACATCGCCACCTATGCCTCGGCCACCACCCTGTACGAAACCGGCTACCGCCATTTCTTCCGCGCCGCCACGCCGGACTACCTGGGCGACATGCTCTACATCCAGGGCCATTCGGCGCCCGGCATCTACGCCCGCGCCTACCTGGAAGGGCGCCTGTCCGAAGCGGAGCTGGACCGCTTCCGCCGCGAAATCGGCGGCGGCGGGCTGGCGTCGTATCCGCATCCGCGCACCATGCCCGGCTTCTGGCAGTTCCCGACCGTGTCGATGGGCCTGGGGCCGCTGATGGCGGCCTACCAGGCGCGCTACATGCGCTACCTGGAAGACCGCGGCCTGATCGCGGTGCAGGACCGGCGCGTGTGGGGCTTCCTGGGCGACGGCGAGCAGGACCAGCCCGAGACGCTGGCGGCAGTCGCCATGGCCGGCCGCGAAAAGCTCGACAACCTGATCTTCGTGGTCAACTGCAACCTGCAGCGCCTGGACGGCCCGGTGCGCGGCAACGCCAAGAT from Achromobacter xylosoxidans includes the following:
- a CDS encoding c-type cytochrome — its product is MSLAIRLALAAGLAVGGLAHAAADAPAQLDPAGEKLYRSACVVCHASGVANAPKLGDKQAWAPFLAQGADALLATVLKGKGAMPPRGGTAADEATLRAAVAYMMDAAR